The Pricia mediterranea genome includes a window with the following:
- a CDS encoding endonuclease/exonuclease/phosphatase family protein — protein MKSLICIAIFLSGMVGFAQNSGEELIVMSFNIRYNNPDDGVNIWENRKEWAAKSIRFFEADLVGAQEVTYPQLQDMEALLPTYAHIGVGREGGNKGEFTPIFYKKDRFELLEHSTFWLSETPQDVGSKGWDAALPRILTWAKFKDKNGDRVFYFFNTHFDHKGTIARDKSAVLIAKEINRIAGEHATILTGDFNTPPGSTPYTALIEYALIDTASDLDEEKKFGTEYTTNGWDIEAGDERKRIDYVFYKGNQISPLSYHVLDGQRGARFISDHFPLLVDFVFDTKD, from the coding sequence ATGAAAAGTCTAATTTGTATAGCTATTTTCCTGAGCGGTATGGTGGGATTCGCCCAAAACAGCGGAGAAGAGCTGATTGTTATGTCCTTTAATATCAGATATAACAATCCGGATGACGGAGTCAATATTTGGGAAAATAGAAAAGAGTGGGCGGCGAAAAGTATCCGGTTCTTTGAAGCCGATTTGGTAGGGGCTCAGGAAGTCACCTATCCCCAATTGCAGGATATGGAAGCTTTATTGCCTACCTATGCCCATATTGGTGTAGGTAGGGAAGGGGGCAACAAGGGCGAATTCACCCCTATCTTTTATAAAAAAGACCGTTTTGAGCTTTTGGAGCACAGTACATTTTGGCTCTCGGAAACTCCCCAAGATGTCGGTTCAAAAGGATGGGATGCCGCCTTACCGCGAATCCTAACCTGGGCCAAATTCAAGGACAAAAACGGTGACAGGGTGTTCTATTTTTTTAACACCCACTTTGATCATAAGGGTACGATAGCACGGGACAAAAGCGCAGTACTAATTGCCAAAGAAATTAACCGCATTGCTGGTGAACATGCGACAATTCTGACCGGTGATTTTAATACTCCGCCCGGTTCCACGCCATACACGGCATTAATCGAATACGCTCTGATTGATACCGCATCGGACTTGGATGAAGAAAAGAAGTTCGGTACGGAATATACTACCAATGGCTGGGATATTGAAGCAGGGGATGAGCGAAAAAGAATCGACTACGTTTTTTACAAGGGAAACCAGATTTCCCCCCTTAGCTACCACGTGCTTGACGGGCAGCGTGGTGCACGGTTTATCTCGGACCATTTTCCCTTATTGGTCGATTTTGTGTTTGATACC